The proteins below are encoded in one region of Paramisgurnus dabryanus chromosome 2, PD_genome_1.1, whole genome shotgun sequence:
- the LOC135783746 gene encoding G2/M phase-specific E3 ubiquitin-protein ligase-like — MDTDGDNGEFECFLDKVDKEDQKDTRQNSGNDEGGMEEAGLMDRDRFGKRQTRRRSIKISGAASLQEIHRCIDKYASLLQTAGCFEYPKSVEGKQDIVKDFVQWYIIYRNQYSIQRFRDGLSTLDVIYALEQHSFVFKPYVCCGVEKLTPESLEAIFKAQLSEVGSTRRQEETRILGYWRDYLLDTGEQETGLSLQDILMFATGLDSLPPLTMSLNPDYALRGPPTFPLPAPVPTQSNYQCLKVMKTSKMLWTLEYKTPLVLACTE, encoded by the exons ATGGACACAGATGGAGATAACGGAGAGTTTGAATGTTTTTTAGATAAAGTGGACAAAGAGGATCAAAAGGACACAAGACAAAACAGCGGAAACGACGAGGGAGGAATGGAAGAAGCAGGACTTATGGACAGAGATAGATTTGGAAAAAGACAGACAAGAAGAAGATCAATAAAG ATTTCAGGAGCAGCATCTTTGCAAGAAATACACAGGTGCATAGATAAGTATGCAAGCTTGCTGCAGACTGCTGGATGTTTCGAGTATCCAAAAAGTGTAGAAGGCAAACAGGACATTGTGAAGGATTTCGTACAGTGGTACATAATATACAGAAATCAGTACTCAATACAACG ATTTAGGGATGGGCTTTCGACATTAGATGTCATCTATGCCCTGGAGCAGCATTCATTTGTATTCAAACCCTATGTGTGCTGTGGTGTTGAGAAACTAACACCTGAATCATTGGAGGCTATATTTAAGGCTCAGCTCAGTGAAGTAGGTAGCACCAGACGACAAGAAGAAACAAGAATACTTGGATACTGGAGAGACTATCTGCTGGACACTGGAG aacAAGAAACCGGGCTCTCCCTCCAGGACATCCTGATGTTTGCTACAGGACTGGATTCACTGCCTCCTTTGACAATGTCCCTCAACCCAGACTATGCTTTGAGAGGACCTCCAACTTTCCCATTGCCAGCACCTGTTCCAACACAATCAAATTACCAATGTCTAAAAGTTATGAAGACTTCAAAAATGCTATGGACTTTGGAATACAAAACTCCCCTGGTTTTGGCTTGCACTGAATAG
- the LOC135783657 gene encoding uncharacterized protein: MLKKQGTHAENLYCFSDSASSFLENLFRDWVQKGTVIRLDIRHWLHRWDAVVIKQSHAKYGVFMSALAGAVLAYNKSDMMLLIQAVRKGNQELYAKLSDEDMIAFLKPHQIRSYVRRITRGVEETASAIESFITEFKGPAGLDIDGIHLFKSAQAVDSHWAIASKHLSCMQDPPGIQLYVSVKVVVLNGVSLKKYRCRRGSNSLEGLHSHLYNAIPSQRCGVYLIAFAVQWNNRMESLRVAGGHGRQTWCTDPQQIQRMN, from the exons atgttaaaaaaacaaggAACACATGCTGaaaatttgtattgtttcaGTGACAGTGCTTCGTCCTTCCTGGAGAATCTGTTCAGGGACTGGGTGCAGAAGGGCACTGTGATCCGACTGGACATCCGACACTGGCTGCACCGCTGGGATGCTGTTGTCATTAAACAGAGCCATGCCAAGTATGGGGTGTTCATGAGTGCCCTTGCAGGTGCAGTGCTGGCCTACAACAAGAGCGATATGATGCTCCTAATCCAGGCAGTCAGGAAGGGCAACCAGGAGTTGTACGCCAAACTTTCAGACGAGGACATGATAGCCTTCCTTAAACCTCATCAAATCAGGTCCTATGTAAGACGGATCACCCGTGGCGTTGAG GAGACAGCTTCAGCAATTGAGTCCTTCATTACGGAGTTCAAGGGACCTGCAGGCCTGGACATTGATGGAATCCACCTGTTCAAATCAGCACAGGCAGTGGATTCTCATTGGGCAATTGCAAGCAAGCATCTAAGTTGTATGCAG gaCCCCCCTGGCATACAGCTGTACGTGTCAGTGAAGGTTGTGGTGCTGAATGGGGTCTCCCTGAAAAAGTACAGGTGTCGGCGAGGCAGTAACTCCTTGGAAGGCTTGCACTCACACCTGTACAATGCCATTCCCTCACAGAGATGTGGA GTGTATCTGATTGCATTTGCTGTGCAGTGGAACAACCGCATGGAATCACTCCGTGTTGCTGGTGGTCATGGCAGGCAGACGTGGTGTACGGACCCGCAGCAGATTCAGCGCATGAATTAG